One genomic window of Halobellus limi includes the following:
- a CDS encoding sensor domain-containing protein — protein sequence MSTVLRPLSRAQTYRNLLYLLIMFPLGIAYFVLLTVGTVLGLGLTVVLVGVPLLIGVILGSRYLSAFERELTNALLNLDIRPPEDAITDETTLWPQIRVRVVARSTWKGIVYLVLKLPLGILVFSLLIASLSVSAGLLLAPFIYTVPSTGIELGIWTIDTLTEAVIAVPIGMIGLITSMSLFNVTARLLGKIALILL from the coding sequence ATGTCCACCGTGCTCAGGCCACTCAGCCGAGCACAGACGTACCGAAATCTCCTGTACCTACTGATAATGTTTCCTCTCGGGATAGCATACTTCGTTCTGTTAACTGTCGGGACTGTCCTCGGACTTGGATTAACAGTCGTTCTGGTGGGAGTGCCGCTGTTGATCGGCGTCATTCTCGGGAGCCGCTATCTTAGTGCCTTCGAGCGAGAACTCACAAACGCGCTGCTGAACCTCGATATCCGGCCACCTGAAGACGCAATTACAGACGAGACGACGCTATGGCCGCAGATACGAGTACGGGTGGTAGCTCGCTCAACGTGGAAGGGTATCGTCTATTTAGTGTTGAAGCTCCCGCTCGGGATCTTGGTGTTTAGTCTACTCATCGCGTCTCTGAGTGTGTCTGCCGGCTTGCTGCTGGCACCGTTCATTTACACGGTTCCCAGTACTGGGATCGAACTCGGCATCTGGACGATCGACACGTTGACTGAAGCAGTGATCGCTGTCCCCATCGGTATGATTGGACTGATCACTTCGATGTCTCTGTTCAACGTTACCGCCCGTCTCCTCGGAAAAATCGCGCTGATACTCTTGTAA
- a CDS encoding mandelate racemase/muconate lactonizing enzyme family protein has product METEPFSLDLRSPLSTASGPISRREGFLVRVEHDGVVGLGEATPLPGWTESYAECEDALSGMRGPESLPSETGEAGRPRRPAARHGAELAVATAEARAAGESLAAFLADETPADTVAVNATVGDGSVDATAGATREAVEEGFSTVKVKVGARDPDVDATRLRAVREAAGDDVGLRADANGAWDVETARRMLDVAAELDFSYVEQPLPSADVEGHADLRGRGVGVALDESLATAGPARVLAADAADALVCKPMALGGPIRTLDVARQASERGVDVVVTTTIDAVIARVGAVHVAAALPDVPACGLATGAMLADDLAPDPAPVEGGRIRVPAGPGLAGDAFSALRQPPE; this is encoded by the coding sequence ATGGAGACCGAACCGTTCTCCCTCGATCTCCGGTCGCCGCTCTCGACCGCCAGCGGGCCCATCAGCCGACGGGAGGGCTTTCTCGTTCGAGTCGAACACGACGGCGTGGTCGGACTCGGCGAGGCGACGCCGCTCCCCGGCTGGACGGAGTCCTACGCGGAGTGTGAGGACGCGCTTTCGGGTATGCGGGGCCCCGAGTCGCTTCCGAGCGAGACTGGCGAGGCGGGGAGGCCTCGTCGTCCGGCCGCCCGGCACGGGGCCGAACTCGCCGTCGCGACGGCAGAAGCACGCGCTGCAGGGGAGTCGCTGGCGGCGTTCCTCGCCGACGAGACACCCGCCGACACCGTGGCAGTCAACGCCACCGTCGGCGACGGCTCCGTCGACGCGACCGCCGGGGCGACGCGCGAGGCCGTCGAGGAGGGGTTCAGTACGGTGAAGGTGAAGGTCGGCGCGCGCGACCCAGACGTCGACGCGACGCGACTCCGAGCGGTCCGTGAGGCCGCCGGCGACGACGTCGGCCTCCGCGCGGACGCCAACGGCGCCTGGGACGTCGAGACGGCGAGGCGAATGCTCGACGTGGCCGCCGAACTCGACTTCTCGTACGTCGAGCAGCCGCTTCCGTCCGCCGACGTCGAGGGACACGCCGACCTTCGGGGCCGCGGCGTCGGCGTCGCGCTCGACGAGTCGCTGGCGACGGCCGGACCGGCGCGGGTCCTCGCGGCCGACGCCGCGGACGCCCTCGTCTGTAAACCGATGGCTCTCGGCGGTCCGATCCGGACGCTCGACGTGGCGCGGCAGGCGTCAGAGCGCGGCGTCGACGTCGTCGTGACGACCACGATCGACGCCGTGATCGCACGGGTCGGCGCGGTGCACGTCGCCGCGGCGCTTCCGGACGTCCCCGCCTGCGGGCTCGCGACGGGGGCGATGCTCGCGGACGACCTCGCCCCCGACCCGGCTCCGGTGGAGGGCGGTCGCATACGGGTTCCCGCGGGTCCGGGGCTCGCGGGCGACGCGTTCTCCGCCCTTCGCCAGCCGCCGGAGTGA